A single genomic interval of Electrophorus electricus isolate fEleEle1 chromosome 4, fEleEle1.pri, whole genome shotgun sequence harbors:
- the lrrc3b gene encoding leucine-rich repeat-containing protein 3B, whose product MTPLDLWLSRSIPMCLLLQSLVLMALCFPSASMCPKGCACQHADHPLHGLNVTCSLSRLREIPPDLPLDTVLLQLDRNHIQAVPDRAFQGLRALRRLNLSHNAVETLGEGAFAGLEASLEVLDLSHNRIVSVHKDAFTRLKARVLVHDNPWHCDCALQQALGGMAHNHEAAARVLCRSSELRDQEGRPFLAVDTDLCNLAHRTTDYAMLVTMFGWFAMVISYVVYYVRQNQEDARRHLEYLKSLPSKPRKPDEPEDITTVV is encoded by the coding sequence ATGACTCCGCTGGACCTGTGGCTCTCGCGCTCCATTCCCATGTGCCTCCTGCTGCAGAGCCTGGTGCTCATGGCACTCTGCTTCCCCTCGGCCAGCATGTGCCCCAAGGGCTGCGCATGCCAGCATGCCGACCACCCCCTCCACGGCCTCAACGTCACGTGCAGTCTCTCGCGTCTGCGAGAGATCCCTCCCGACCTGCCGCTGGACACggtgctgctgcagctggacCGCAACCACATCCAGGCAGTGCCCGACCGGGCCTTCCAGGGCCTGCGAGCACTGCGGCGCCTCAACCTGTCGCATAACGCCGTAGAGACGCTGGGCGAAGGTGCCTTTGCCGGCCTGGAGGCGTCACTGGAGGTGCTGGACCTGTCGcacaatcgcatcgtcagtgtgCACAAGGACGCCTTTACACGGCTCAAGGCACGCGTACTGGTGCACGACAACCCGTGGCACTGCGACTGCGCCCTACAGCAGGCGCTGGGCGGGATGGCCCATAACCACGAGGCAGCAGCCCGCGTACTGTGCCGCAGCTCCGAGCTGCGCGACCAGGAGGGCCGGCCGTTCCTCGCCGTGGACACGGACCTGTGCAATCTGGCGCACCGCACCACCGACTACGCCATGCTGGTGACCATGTTCGGCTGGTTCGCCATGGTCATCTCCTACGTGGTGTACTACGTTAGGCAGAACCAGGAGGACGCCCGCCGCCACCTGGAGTACCTCAAGTCGCTACCCAGCAAGCCCAGGAAGCCCGACGAGCCCGAGGACATCACCACTGTTGTGTGA